The proteins below come from a single Dermatophilaceae bacterium Soc4.6 genomic window:
- a CDS encoding DUF3892 domain-containing protein: protein MGVLGWNELADYAVLHGTVTNTDRAMDGDWILMVRPDAGSEWLLTNSHGTRNENGQVECEVEPSDYFDDNLHEQIYFGSLNGRHVTVVGTWSEDKSHSDKTEIHPVTSVVTESEFQHAKTVYLTALADDSGRFPANVPHSGESRVADFRVLFADRPTAPHYDYRPKFEIQMAKSYARSVNFWIEDDGVHIPVLRGLVHTGTAGEGHGVYIGRLYLSYDAIPKFIPVDVIPPNDRLQISSVEYTYHRSQRGPNHARFISVVGGYDGATFWKLTRDTVIFLLRSKQKTFFTKAPDGTVAEVVIVEPHRTADDIYYYPYIATVPDDTTADNLSRLPLCPTYTDEL from the coding sequence ATGGGCGTCCTCGGGTGGAACGAACTGGCCGACTACGCCGTCCTGCACGGCACCGTCACCAACACCGACAGGGCCATGGACGGCGACTGGATCCTCATGGTGCGCCCGGACGCCGGCAGCGAGTGGCTCTTGACCAACTCGCACGGGACGCGCAACGAGAACGGCCAGGTCGAGTGCGAGGTCGAGCCCAGCGACTACTTCGATGACAACCTCCACGAGCAAATCTACTTCGGCAGCCTGAACGGTCGTCACGTGACGGTGGTCGGCACCTGGTCGGAGGACAAGTCGCATTCGGACAAGACGGAGATCCACCCCGTGACCTCGGTGGTCACGGAGTCGGAGTTCCAGCATGCCAAAACCGTGTATCTGACCGCACTGGCCGACGACTCGGGCCGCTTCCCGGCCAACGTCCCGCACTCGGGTGAGAGCCGGGTGGCGGACTTCCGCGTCCTGTTCGCGGACAGGCCGACGGCACCGCACTACGACTACCGGCCCAAGTTCGAGATCCAGATGGCCAAGAGCTACGCCCGCTCAGTCAATTTCTGGATCGAGGACGACGGTGTCCACATCCCCGTGCTCCGGGGCCTGGTGCACACCGGCACAGCCGGCGAGGGACACGGCGTCTACATCGGGCGGCTGTATCTGAGCTATGACGCAATCCCGAAGTTCATCCCGGTCGACGTCATCCCGCCCAATGACCGACTGCAGATCTCCAGCGTCGAGTACACCTACCACCGCAGTCAGCGAGGCCCCAACCATGCCCGCTTCATCTCGGTGGTCGGCGGCTACGACGGCGCGACCTTCTGGAAGCTCACGCGCGACACTGTCATCTTTCTCCTGCGCAGCAAGCAGAAGACCTTCTTCACGAAGGCCCCCGACGGGACCGTGGCGGAGGTGGTGATCGTCGAACCTCACCGGACAGCCGACGACATCTACTACTACCCCTACATCGCGACCGTGCCGGACGACACCACGGCCGACAACCTCTCGCGACTGCCGCTGTGCCCCACTTACACCGACGAGCTCTGA
- a CDS encoding IS256 family transposase, translating to MQAEVAAYVDAFADQGDEHGRRLVVPNGYHAAREVTTAAGAVRVKAPRVNDRRVDESAGSRARFSSAILPAWARKSPRVAEVLPLLYLHGLSSNDFGPALEQFLGSKAGLSGPTITRLTTQWQDGAAVFGTRFLAGTDYVYMWVDGFHLKVRLSPDNVCLLVIIGVRVDGTKELIALADGHRESSESWADLLRDCQRRGMTAPVLAAGDGALGFWNALRDVFPTTREQRCWFHQIANVLNALPKSAQPGAKAALAEIWQAEDREHTARVAAVFGPSTARSGPRRPRRSPTTSTCSCRSMTTRPSTGSICRPRTRSSRLFATLRLRQRVTKGPGSRAAGIAMAFKLIESAQARWRTVNAPHMVALVRAGAMFEKGELIERLEESAPD from the coding sequence TTGCAGGCCGAGGTCGCCGCGTACGTTGACGCGTTCGCCGACCAGGGCGACGAGCACGGCCGCCGACTGGTCGTGCCCAACGGGTACCACGCCGCGCGGGAGGTGACCACGGCCGCGGGCGCCGTCCGGGTCAAGGCGCCGCGTGTCAACGACCGACGTGTCGACGAGTCCGCGGGCTCGCGGGCCCGGTTCTCGTCGGCGATCCTGCCGGCGTGGGCGCGCAAGTCGCCGAGGGTCGCGGAGGTCCTGCCACTGTTGTACCTGCATGGCCTGTCCAGCAACGACTTCGGGCCGGCGCTGGAGCAGTTCCTCGGCTCGAAGGCAGGTCTGTCGGGCCCCACTATCACCCGGCTCACGACCCAGTGGCAGGACGGGGCCGCCGTGTTCGGCACCCGGTTCCTGGCTGGGACCGACTACGTATACATGTGGGTCGACGGCTTCCACCTCAAGGTGCGGCTGAGCCCGGACAATGTGTGCCTGCTGGTGATAATCGGGGTCCGCGTTGACGGCACGAAGGAGCTGATCGCCCTGGCCGACGGGCACCGCGAGTCGTCCGAGTCATGGGCGGACCTGCTGCGCGACTGCCAACGCCGCGGGATGACCGCCCCGGTCCTCGCCGCCGGTGACGGAGCGCTCGGGTTCTGGAATGCGCTGCGGGACGTGTTCCCCACGACTCGCGAGCAGCGGTGCTGGTTCCACCAGATCGCCAACGTCTTGAACGCGCTCCCGAAGTCGGCCCAGCCCGGGGCCAAAGCCGCCCTGGCCGAGATCTGGCAGGCCGAGGACCGTGAGCACACCGCGCGCGTGGCGGCCGTGTTCGGGCCGAGCACGGCCCGAAGTGGCCCAAGGCGGCCGCGAAGGTCACCGACGACCTCGACGTGCTCTTGCCGTTCTATGACTACCCGGCCGAGCACTGGTTCCATTTGCAGACCACGAACCCGATCGAGTCGACTTTTCGCGACCCTGCGGCTGCGGCAGCGGGTCACCAAAGGTCCGGGCTCCCGGGCGGCGGGGATCGCGATGGCGTTCAAGCTCATCGAGTCCGCCCAAGCACGCTGGCGCACGGTCAACGCCCCGCACATGGTCGCGCTCGTCCGGGCCGGCGCCATGTTCGAGAAAGGCGAACTCATAGAACGACTCGAGGAGTCAGCCCCCGATTAA
- a CDS encoding helix-turn-helix domain-containing protein: MGNRRARTRPDRGPSGRRPGDGPTGEIVWRKRRWVCPERACPIGSFVEQDARVAAARARLTTRACWWLVEQIRREHASVNGLRRQLGTSWRTVWDAIRPLLQHAARGCVAGRGRRVR, encoded by the coding sequence GTGGGGAATCGTCGCGCACGCACACGGCCGGATCGAGGTCCATCTGGTCGACGCCCCGGCGATGGGCCGACCGGTGAAATCGTGTGGCGCAAGCGGCGGTGGGTCTGTCCTGAGCGGGCCTGCCCGATCGGCTCGTTCGTCGAGCAAGACGCACGCGTCGCCGCGGCGAGAGCCCGGTTGACGACGCGGGCGTGCTGGTGGCTGGTCGAACAGATCCGCCGGGAGCACGCCTCGGTCAACGGGCTGCGCAGGCAGCTGGGCACGAGCTGGCGCACGGTGTGGGACGCCATCAGACCGCTGCTGCAGCACGCAGCCCGCGGCTGCGTTGCAGGCCGAGGTCGCCGCGTACGTTGA
- a CDS encoding helix-turn-helix domain-containing protein — MSSRKAWEVAYQRDRAAGRRRYVDAQPTRARLTELAAAHVPLRALARATGLSDTGVKKILDGSVEQVQRATAAQVATVSLPRLYEAQTRGHVPPVGAVRRVQALMAMGWSHDDLKAAGVPNTPQLLSSSGDLMTVQRWRQVRDVYDRLAMTPGPSPQTRARARRLDYPPPLSWDEGSIDDPGARPVGDAVEGAGAEVIDMVAVRRAIGSAGAGPPLNARERREVARALASTGDSDAQIGRQLGVSGRTVLRIRHREDIAAGGATDRVGSSEVEWAAASAATRDRVGREGAPGQPAGALARPFGCKPLTG, encoded by the coding sequence ATGTCTTCTCGGAAAGCCTGGGAGGTGGCCTATCAACGTGACCGGGCCGCCGGCCGGCGGCGGTACGTCGATGCCCAGCCGACGCGGGCGCGGCTGACCGAGCTGGCCGCAGCACACGTGCCCCTCAGGGCCCTGGCCCGCGCCACGGGGCTGAGCGACACCGGCGTGAAGAAGATCCTCGACGGATCCGTTGAGCAGGTGCAGCGGGCCACAGCCGCCCAGGTCGCCACTGTGTCCCTGCCGCGACTGTATGAGGCGCAGACCCGCGGCCACGTTCCCCCCGTCGGTGCGGTGCGTCGGGTCCAGGCCCTCATGGCCATGGGGTGGAGCCACGACGACCTCAAGGCCGCCGGCGTGCCGAACACGCCCCAGCTGCTCAGCTCATCGGGGGACCTGATGACGGTGCAGCGGTGGCGCCAGGTCCGCGACGTGTACGACCGGCTGGCGATGACTCCTGGCCCGTCTCCGCAGACACGGGCACGGGCCAGGCGTCTGGACTACCCGCCTCCGCTGTCGTGGGACGAGGGCTCGATCGATGACCCCGGTGCCAGGCCAGTAGGTGACGCTGTAGAGGGAGCGGGCGCCGAGGTGATCGACATGGTCGCGGTCCGCCGCGCGATCGGCAGCGCAGGTGCGGGGCCGCCGTTGAACGCCCGAGAGCGGCGCGAAGTAGCCCGCGCGCTGGCCTCGACCGGCGACTCCGACGCGCAGATCGGCCGTCAGCTCGGCGTCAGCGGTCGCACCGTGCTGCGGATACGTCACCGCGAAGACATCGCCGCGGGCGGCGCCACCGATCGTGTGGGATCGAGCGAGGTGGAGTGGGCCGCCGCGTCGGCGGCGACGCGCGACCGCGTCGGCCGCGAGGGTGCACCCGGCCAGCCGGCGGGGGCACTGGCCCGACCTTTCGGGTGCAAGCCGCTGACCGGGTGA